One region of Roseimicrobium gellanilyticum genomic DNA includes:
- a CDS encoding c-type cytochrome domain-containing protein, with product MNIKLPASLIAISFTSSGLLVAQDGEKITYVDHIKPMLENKCFSCHNPDKKKGDLDLTSFGAMMNGGGGGAVVEAGNSGGSRMVTTTKKLEEPFMPPEGSPLSAADIALMSKWIDGGLLETKSSLAKKSNKPKIDLNVAVGAGKPEGPIARPEHVLLEPVVVTPRTTAITAMAASPWTNLVAIAAPKQVLLYDTESQQLVGIFPYTEGYARTLKFSSSGALLVMGGGRGGKFGHAVVWDVKTGKRITEVGKEMDCVMSADITADHSKVVIGTPSKKVKAYDINTGEELYVINKHTEWVLATEFSPDGVLLASADRNGNVNVWEAANGGEYFALGQHKASCVDLAWRSDGNMLASASEDGTIILWEMNEGKQVKSWAAHGNGVQSVAFTPDGKILTSGRDGQVKLWDANGNKLSESPSQGDVVTKVVALSDSKGAVSANWRGELKILNLENKFAEKGTLSSNPSPIAQRIVETEKRVAELTAQVPAVEAEAKAAQDAVAAKEKQLADQKKQFADTEANRKAIEETLKGYPAKLAELDKQLNDAKAKRQAQVDAIKKHEQTTAQVKEKEGALAKVEAELKALEGEAAKFTKPEEAPQKAEAEKKVGEKKTVVDAQRAALAPLKQAIATAPKPVAEFDKAIKDVQDLIAKTNTEKANKPKELENAKKAVEAWPKNIAETEKQLGEVRNGVAPAQKKVEDHKALIATLQKQPTLLRAAQFNLGLLAEKDKLAQLEAEVTGYQDAVKDSEETKTSSAATIESSKKAIAEATAAIPGLEAALAKVQGELPGVEKIIDPTKAQEGTLAAEEAKHKTALTSKEAELKGFEQEKAARVAAAQKAVEDISKQIDALNKQLNDVNGKVAGPQKQSDEKKTVFAKAEGELKTAQEQHAAATKASQAKAAEQKTKDAALAAAHAATETAQKAVPPASKARQEADAALVAKKGELAQKEKDLAAVTATNNADQVASAQKQVNDLKGAVAAAEKKAGESAAAVAALEQAVKVKQNDEAAAKAALETARKAASDAEKAIAAATNAVKEKETRMRATRGDFENAEKIAAPLRNQRDNLAAQIEKQKVARAEKQADPGNAEKDFAAKAQPVQAEIAKIKGALEPVEKQLAEVRAKLAADMKIVEAKRADVGKAMADVAAQKKRVTDSQAAIEKSTKAIADGEKTIAESKAALAKLEPQLPPLRDKVKSLTDQYLAMLPK from the coding sequence ATGAATATCAAACTCCCTGCTTCCCTCATCGCCATCTCCTTCACGTCCAGTGGCTTGCTCGTTGCCCAGGATGGAGAGAAGATCACCTATGTGGACCACATCAAGCCGATGCTGGAAAACAAGTGCTTTTCCTGCCACAACCCGGACAAGAAGAAGGGTGACCTGGACCTCACCTCCTTCGGCGCTATGATGAATGGCGGCGGCGGTGGCGCCGTTGTGGAAGCAGGCAATTCGGGCGGCAGCCGCATGGTGACGACCACCAAAAAGTTGGAGGAGCCCTTCATGCCGCCGGAAGGTTCCCCCCTCTCGGCTGCGGACATCGCACTGATGTCGAAGTGGATCGATGGTGGCCTGCTGGAAACGAAGTCCAGCCTCGCCAAGAAATCCAACAAGCCGAAGATCGACCTCAATGTGGCCGTCGGCGCGGGCAAGCCGGAAGGTCCCATCGCTCGTCCTGAGCACGTGCTGCTGGAGCCGGTGGTCGTGACCCCTCGCACCACCGCAATCACCGCCATGGCCGCAAGCCCATGGACGAACCTTGTGGCCATCGCCGCACCGAAGCAGGTGCTCCTTTATGATACCGAAAGCCAGCAACTCGTCGGCATCTTCCCCTACACGGAAGGGTATGCCCGCACGCTGAAGTTCAGCAGCAGCGGCGCGCTCCTCGTGATGGGTGGCGGACGCGGTGGGAAGTTTGGCCACGCGGTGGTCTGGGACGTGAAGACCGGCAAGCGCATCACCGAAGTGGGCAAAGAGATGGACTGCGTGATGTCCGCAGATATCACCGCGGATCACAGCAAGGTGGTCATCGGCACGCCTTCGAAGAAGGTGAAGGCGTATGACATCAACACAGGCGAGGAACTCTATGTCATCAACAAGCACACGGAGTGGGTGCTTGCCACCGAGTTCAGCCCGGACGGCGTGCTGCTCGCCAGCGCGGACCGCAACGGCAATGTGAACGTGTGGGAAGCTGCCAACGGGGGTGAGTACTTCGCCCTCGGCCAGCACAAGGCTTCCTGTGTGGATCTCGCCTGGCGCAGCGATGGCAATATGCTCGCCTCCGCCAGCGAAGACGGCACCATCATCCTCTGGGAGATGAATGAAGGGAAGCAGGTGAAGAGCTGGGCAGCCCATGGAAATGGCGTGCAGAGCGTGGCCTTCACTCCGGACGGCAAGATCCTCACCTCCGGTCGCGATGGTCAGGTGAAGCTCTGGGATGCCAATGGCAACAAGCTCTCCGAATCCCCCAGCCAGGGAGATGTGGTGACGAAGGTCGTGGCCCTCAGCGACTCGAAGGGCGCCGTGTCCGCCAACTGGCGGGGTGAACTCAAGATCCTGAACTTGGAAAATAAGTTCGCAGAAAAGGGTACGCTCTCCAGCAACCCTTCGCCGATTGCCCAGCGCATCGTTGAAACGGAGAAACGCGTGGCGGAACTCACCGCGCAGGTTCCCGCCGTGGAAGCTGAGGCGAAGGCCGCCCAGGATGCCGTGGCCGCGAAGGAAAAGCAGCTCGCAGATCAGAAGAAGCAATTTGCCGATACCGAAGCGAACCGCAAAGCCATTGAGGAAACCCTCAAGGGCTATCCCGCGAAGCTTGCGGAGCTCGACAAGCAACTCAACGACGCCAAGGCCAAGCGGCAGGCACAGGTGGATGCCATCAAGAAGCATGAGCAGACCACGGCGCAGGTGAAGGAGAAGGAAGGTGCACTCGCCAAGGTGGAAGCTGAGCTGAAGGCGCTGGAAGGTGAAGCTGCGAAATTCACGAAGCCCGAGGAAGCTCCCCAGAAGGCTGAAGCCGAAAAGAAGGTCGGCGAGAAGAAGACCGTGGTGGACGCCCAGCGCGCTGCCCTGGCTCCTCTGAAGCAAGCCATCGCCACGGCGCCGAAGCCCGTCGCGGAGTTCGACAAGGCCATCAAGGATGTGCAGGATCTCATCGCGAAGACCAACACCGAGAAGGCGAACAAGCCGAAGGAACTTGAGAACGCGAAGAAGGCTGTCGAAGCCTGGCCGAAGAACATCGCCGAAACCGAGAAGCAACTCGGGGAAGTGCGCAACGGCGTGGCCCCTGCTCAGAAGAAGGTGGAGGATCACAAGGCCCTCATCGCCACCCTGCAGAAGCAGCCCACCCTGCTGCGTGCCGCGCAGTTCAACCTCGGACTGCTCGCGGAGAAGGACAAGCTGGCCCAACTCGAAGCAGAGGTCACCGGTTACCAGGATGCCGTGAAGGACTCGGAGGAAACGAAGACCAGTTCAGCTGCGACGATTGAGTCGAGCAAGAAGGCCATTGCCGAAGCCACCGCAGCGATCCCCGGACTGGAAGCCGCTCTCGCGAAGGTGCAGGGCGAACTGCCCGGTGTGGAGAAGATCATCGACCCCACGAAGGCGCAGGAAGGTACGCTCGCAGCCGAGGAGGCGAAGCACAAGACCGCCCTCACCTCGAAGGAAGCGGAGCTCAAGGGCTTCGAGCAGGAGAAAGCCGCTCGCGTGGCTGCCGCACAGAAGGCTGTGGAGGACATCTCCAAGCAGATCGATGCGCTGAACAAGCAGCTCAATGACGTGAATGGCAAGGTCGCCGGTCCGCAGAAGCAGTCGGATGAAAAGAAGACTGTCTTCGCCAAGGCAGAAGGTGAACTGAAGACCGCACAGGAACAGCACGCCGCTGCCACCAAGGCCTCCCAAGCGAAGGCTGCGGAGCAGAAGACGAAGGACGCTGCGCTCGCCGCTGCCCACGCCGCCACTGAGACTGCGCAGAAGGCTGTGCCGCCGGCCTCCAAGGCCCGTCAGGAAGCTGACGCCGCACTCGTGGCGAAGAAGGGTGAGCTCGCGCAGAAGGAGAAGGACCTTGCCGCTGTCACTGCAACGAACAATGCGGACCAGGTTGCTTCTGCTCAAAAGCAGGTGAATGACCTCAAGGGGGCTGTGGCCGCTGCCGAGAAGAAGGCCGGTGAATCCGCTGCTGCTGTGGCTGCGCTCGAGCAGGCCGTGAAGGTGAAGCAGAATGACGAAGCTGCCGCCAAGGCCGCGCTGGAAACTGCGCGCAAGGCTGCGTCCGATGCCGAGAAGGCGATTGCTGCCGCGACCAATGCCGTGAAGGAGAAGGAAACCCGCATGCGTGCCACGCGGGGTGACTTTGAGAACGCGGAGAAGATTGCCGCACCTCTTCGCAACCAGCGCGACAACCTCGCTGCGCAGATTGAGAAGCAGAAGGTCGCCCGTGCTGAGAAGCAGGCTGACCCTGGCAATGCCGAGAAGGACTTCGCCGCCAAGGCCCAGCCGGTGCAGGCTGAGATCGCGAAGATCAAAGGCGCCCTGGAACCCGTGGAGAAGCAGCTCGCCGAAGTCCGCGCGAAGCTCGCTGCCGATATGAAGATCGTGGAAGCCAAGCGCGCCGATGTGGGCAAGGCCATGGCCGACGTGGCCGCGCAGAAGAAGCGCGTCACGGACAGCCAGGCGGCCATTGAAAAGTCTACCAAGGCCATTGCCGATGGTGAGAAGACCATCGCCGAATCCAAGGCTGCTCTTGCCAAACTCGAGCCCCAGCTTCCTCCGCTCCGTGACAAGGTGAAGAGCCTCACGGATCAGTATCTGGCGATGCTGCCGAAGTGA
- the ybeY gene encoding rRNA maturation RNase YbeY has product MAAKPTLRLYNHHPDAKGAPMPLWRRVAKRALPKVLAEATSPDAPLLHLEEVEFSFVNDAAIATVHGDFMNDPTPTDVITFHHGEVLISLDTAKRQGSEHGQPWEKETALYVIHGLLHLAGWDDREEEERKKMHAIQERILGEVWEV; this is encoded by the coding sequence ATGGCCGCCAAGCCCACGCTACGACTCTACAATCACCATCCAGATGCCAAGGGCGCGCCCATGCCACTGTGGCGTCGTGTGGCAAAACGCGCCCTGCCCAAGGTGCTCGCTGAGGCCACCTCACCCGACGCGCCGCTGCTGCACCTGGAAGAAGTGGAGTTCTCCTTCGTGAATGATGCCGCCATCGCCACCGTGCATGGCGACTTCATGAACGACCCCACGCCAACGGACGTGATCACCTTCCACCACGGCGAGGTCCTTATCTCTCTCGACACCGCCAAACGCCAGGGCTCGGAGCATGGCCAGCCTTGGGAGAAGGAGACGGCATTGTATGTGATTCACGGCCTCCTGCATCTCGCCGGCTGGGATGATCGCGAGGAGGAAGAGCGGAAGAAGATGCACGCGATCCAGGAAAGGATTCTTGGGGAAGTGTGGGAGGTATAG
- a CDS encoding DUF1648 domain-containing protein, whose protein sequence is MMKKESITLPGTCFILSLVVFLAYVWLSGDRLPERVATHFKTNGTADAWMDRHEHLWSMTAAGIGLPMLIVGAFLIVRKVPARFVNLPYREYWLAEERRPMTMAWMTRAALWLGCGITLGMGVLYELILRANALTPATLESGPVMLVVAIMMGSTVIFVIATVLHFYRPPTA, encoded by the coding sequence ATGATGAAGAAAGAAAGTATCACCCTCCCTGGCACCTGCTTCATTCTCTCTCTTGTGGTTTTCCTGGCCTATGTGTGGCTTAGCGGCGACCGGCTGCCGGAACGTGTGGCCACGCATTTCAAAACGAATGGGACCGCGGATGCGTGGATGGACCGCCATGAGCACCTGTGGTCCATGACGGCTGCGGGCATCGGACTTCCCATGCTCATCGTCGGCGCCTTCCTGATCGTCCGGAAAGTGCCCGCACGGTTTGTAAACCTGCCCTATCGTGAATACTGGCTGGCGGAAGAGCGTCGTCCCATGACCATGGCCTGGATGACCCGCGCGGCGCTCTGGCTGGGCTGTGGTATCACGCTTGGCATGGGAGTCCTGTACGAACTCATCCTGCGCGCCAATGCCCTCACGCCAGCAACACTTGAGTCCGGTCCGGTGATGCTTGTCGTGGCCATCATGATGGGTTCGACGGTGATCTTTGTCATTGCGACGGTGCTGCACTTTTACAGGCCACCGACCGCGTGA
- a CDS encoding DUF2156 domain-containing protein — protein sequence MFSVGVMMILGADAKNLDREEKWRLLSPHFLKHGTEALAYATLQQGMEYFVHDLGYISFTSVTHPVFARSLKRIVLSDPVCAPGNMRALIEAFMKENPSAVFAVISEECARILRQLGFKANTVGYEPVLDVQSYNTKGNWKELDMIKRARNEAKREGITIREVDITTVPKEQLNELSARWIGGKKVNDREIWVYARRPVYEQEHGVRKFVAFDKDGVAVGYVFYDPMYRDGKPFGYSANTVRCDEQRYGRLATAIHMTAMDVFKPEGIELLNLLMCPFVKLDYGIYNDDWATKMFFAISERYGNEIYNFKGLSFHKSKYRGVDRPVYFASNSPLPSNDVYLAFLTSDIANSYFSTMGRLLKGVIKETLK from the coding sequence GTGTTCTCTGTCGGTGTGATGATGATTCTGGGAGCCGACGCGAAGAACTTGGACCGTGAGGAAAAATGGAGGCTCCTTTCTCCGCATTTTCTCAAGCACGGGACCGAGGCACTCGCTTACGCGACCCTGCAGCAGGGCATGGAATACTTCGTCCATGACCTGGGATACATCTCCTTTACCAGCGTCACCCATCCCGTCTTTGCACGGAGCCTGAAGCGCATCGTCCTCTCCGACCCGGTGTGCGCACCGGGGAACATGCGGGCTTTGATCGAGGCCTTCATGAAGGAGAATCCCAGCGCGGTCTTCGCGGTGATCTCCGAGGAGTGCGCACGCATCCTGCGTCAGCTCGGCTTCAAGGCGAACACGGTGGGCTATGAACCCGTGCTCGATGTCCAGTCCTACAACACGAAGGGAAACTGGAAGGAGCTGGACATGATCAAGCGCGCGCGCAACGAGGCGAAGCGCGAGGGCATCACCATTCGCGAGGTGGACATCACCACCGTGCCGAAGGAACAGCTCAACGAACTCTCCGCCCGCTGGATTGGTGGCAAGAAGGTGAACGATCGCGAGATCTGGGTGTATGCCCGCCGCCCGGTGTATGAGCAGGAGCATGGCGTGCGCAAGTTTGTCGCCTTCGACAAGGATGGCGTGGCCGTGGGGTATGTGTTCTACGACCCCATGTATCGCGATGGCAAGCCCTTCGGCTACTCGGCGAATACGGTGCGATGCGATGAGCAGCGCTACGGCCGCCTCGCCACTGCGATCCACATGACGGCCATGGATGTCTTCAAGCCGGAAGGCATCGAGTTGTTGAACCTGCTCATGTGCCCCTTCGTCAAGCTGGACTACGGCATCTACAACGATGACTGGGCGACGAAGATGTTCTTCGCCATCAGCGAGCGCTACGGCAACGAAATCTACAACTTCAAGGGCCTTTCCTTCCACAAGTCCAAGTACCGTGGTGTCGACCGCCCGGTGTATTTCGCCTCGAACAGTCCCCTGCCTTCCAATGACGTCTACCTCGCATTCCTGACGTCGGACATTGCCAACAGCTACTTCTCCACCATGGGTCGCCTGCTGAAAGGCGTGATCAAGGAGACGCTGAAGTAG
- a CDS encoding alpha/beta hydrolase, translating into MLVPNLMTAALTPTTTTRREKVSFLSMGQRIQALLQLPAEEEESPHPVLIVSHGAGEFKENYIELAEYLAHRGIATLMLDMHGHGESEGPEYCIQMKEWVSDIKAAINFIEQRVDLDNHRVGAFGLSSGGTAILEAAVVDSRLKALVALDATVMDTLPFGVSVLMRSLSALGSVKRLLTGKHLRISLISMLDGLKLASDPEINKKLQRDPGKLRAFAGFPLPGASQAFIVNTIKRVDRIKAPTLVIWGEDDELDPISTAHRLHDSLKCVKGLEIVAGNGHVGHLDRNRERVFELTANWLRKHLA; encoded by the coding sequence ATGCTTGTCCCAAACCTGATGACCGCAGCACTCACACCCACCACGACGACCCGGAGGGAGAAAGTCTCTTTTCTTTCGATGGGACAACGGATCCAGGCCCTCCTCCAGCTTCCAGCTGAGGAGGAGGAGTCTCCCCATCCGGTCTTGATCGTCAGCCACGGTGCGGGTGAGTTTAAGGAAAACTACATTGAGCTCGCTGAATACCTGGCTCACCGGGGCATCGCGACTCTGATGCTGGATATGCACGGGCACGGCGAAAGCGAGGGCCCGGAGTATTGCATCCAGATGAAGGAATGGGTGTCCGACATCAAGGCCGCGATCAACTTCATCGAACAACGGGTCGACCTCGACAATCATCGGGTGGGTGCCTTTGGCCTCTCCTCTGGTGGCACCGCCATTCTGGAAGCAGCAGTCGTGGACTCACGCCTGAAGGCGCTCGTGGCGCTCGACGCTACCGTCATGGATACCCTGCCCTTTGGGGTCTCCGTCCTGATGCGCAGTCTCTCCGCTCTGGGCAGCGTGAAGCGCCTCCTCACCGGCAAGCACCTGCGCATCTCCCTGATCTCCATGCTGGATGGTCTGAAGCTCGCTTCCGATCCGGAGATCAACAAAAAGCTGCAGAGAGACCCCGGCAAATTGCGCGCTTTTGCAGGCTTCCCACTTCCCGGCGCGTCCCAAGCCTTCATCGTCAATACCATCAAGCGCGTCGACCGCATCAAAGCTCCTACCCTGGTCATCTGGGGGGAGGATGATGAACTGGATCCGATCAGCACCGCCCATCGACTGCATGACTCACTGAAGTGCGTGAAAGGCCTCGAAATTGTGGCCGGCAACGGACACGTGGGGCACCTCGATCGCAATCGCGAGCGTGTGTTTGAACTTACGGCCAACTGGCTTCGCAAGCACCTGGCTTGA
- a CDS encoding hybrid sensor histidine kinase/response regulator, producing the protein MHNFYDMKRYSVLYVDDEEMALKYFEKTFGREFNIITANNAADGLKIIEERGDELGVLITDQRMPGEKGVHLLERARQLRPRLVRMLITAYADFGVTVDAVNLGSIFRYISKPLQVDDMRNTLHRAMEYYILQQERDELLREKLSVLQNVLITDRVISLGVLASGVGKNLNNPLHAVQSFLELTPGRLRPVETDQTRLRDPQFWRDFHDQISNRVNQVGSLLGEVQSDGGASTSFNPGSIVEEAAAAKKAAASAKGVELATQIDASSPAVTGDAGAFRKLVDLLIDSALTADASGSQASISVKPVAAQDGTKAVAIQYADNSPGLSIDALRSVFDPFFDRPEGLHPSAVNLLGAHLLAHHLGGNITSGPTNGGLNLVVTLPVSSEGVKPFTTRDFVSKVLMNDSLWERLLPIH; encoded by the coding sequence ATGCACAACTTTTACGACATGAAGCGCTACTCCGTCCTCTACGTCGACGACGAGGAGATGGCCCTCAAGTACTTCGAAAAAACCTTCGGCCGCGAGTTTAACATCATCACCGCGAACAATGCCGCGGACGGCTTGAAGATCATCGAGGAGAGGGGCGACGAGCTCGGCGTACTCATCACGGACCAGCGCATGCCCGGCGAAAAGGGAGTGCACCTTCTGGAGCGTGCCCGCCAGTTGCGCCCCCGCCTCGTGCGCATGCTCATCACCGCGTACGCGGACTTCGGCGTGACGGTGGATGCCGTGAACCTCGGCAGCATTTTCCGCTACATCTCCAAGCCCCTGCAGGTGGATGATATGCGCAACACGCTGCACCGCGCCATGGAGTACTACATTCTCCAGCAGGAGCGTGATGAACTGCTGCGCGAGAAGCTCTCGGTGCTGCAGAACGTGCTTATCACCGACCGTGTGATCAGCCTCGGCGTACTCGCCAGTGGTGTGGGCAAGAACCTGAACAATCCCCTCCATGCCGTTCAGTCCTTCCTGGAACTGACCCCCGGTCGCCTGCGCCCCGTGGAGACAGACCAAACGCGCCTGCGCGATCCCCAGTTCTGGCGCGACTTCCATGACCAGATCTCCAATCGCGTGAATCAGGTGGGCAGCCTCCTCGGCGAAGTGCAGAGCGACGGCGGAGCCAGCACCTCCTTCAACCCCGGCTCCATTGTCGAGGAAGCCGCTGCGGCCAAGAAAGCCGCCGCCTCGGCGAAGGGGGTGGAGCTCGCCACACAGATCGACGCCTCCTCCCCCGCCGTGACCGGTGACGCGGGTGCCTTCCGCAAGCTGGTGGACCTGCTTATCGACTCAGCGCTCACGGCGGATGCTTCGGGCAGCCAGGCGTCCATTTCGGTCAAGCCTGTCGCAGCACAGGACGGCACGAAGGCCGTCGCCATCCAGTACGCGGATAATAGCCCCGGACTGTCCATTGACGCCCTGCGTTCTGTGTTCGACCCGTTCTTTGACCGTCCAGAAGGCCTGCACCCGTCCGCAGTCAATCTGCTGGGAGCGCACCTCCTCGCGCACCATCTCGGTGGAAACATCACTTCCGGGCCAACCAATGGCGGACTGAACCTCGTGGTGACCCTTCCGGTTTCCTCTGAAGGTGTGAAGCCTTTCACCACTCGCGATTTCGTGAGCAAAGTGCTGATGAATGACTCCCTCTGGGAGCGGCTGCTGCCCATCCATTGA
- a CDS encoding ATP-binding protein has translation MPLGASVDILVYGQEAMWQWLPIRFLTSGIVMLLWLILHLKPEIPFYRLVGIMAMFVPALCMCWIIYSKDGAVSPYYAALNLVMLGSGIVMRWPLVDSVAILLLTLTAYGIASLAHGTISDWSIFYNNVYFLLLTGAIIVAGTWQYNAVRRSEFDLRYRLDQNREELERTNQKLREMDEVKSRFFANISHELRTPLTLLIAPLEAMLSPKPKSDTEQKELLDTMHGNAMRLLKLINDLLDLVRLESGRVQVKEHRVMVKEFVEGIGTAVRAMAKDKRIRLETHVDPTLGAAKLDSEKLERISLNLLSNAMKFTAAGGKVEFNATRDGDWVEFDVRDTGMGIDAAQLPHIFDRFWQADTSSQRKFQGMGIGLALVKELAEAQGGTVKATSEVGRGTTMSVRLPYVDAPEELEEPPMVETPDDLEMGGNGTTQEWISGLYRRAEMFPAITSLQASLRPIETGIGRSRKPKLLIADDEPDMLRFLKSQLTANFEVLEAVDGLQAVEKAAQFLPDIILSDMMMPEKDGLQVCRELRERVSTRSIPIVLLTARADEKTKMDCLQAGASDFLGKPFSLTEISVRLKNLVDSHLYQRELAVQKQQLEAALEQVKETEVLMVRNEKLAALGRMSAGLIHEINNPLNYASQGLHLLGQVTDMLPESERADFADTLKDVHDGVKRVARIISDLRGFTRMTHETSQVFEFKPVAETVLRFFSHEWKDGIAAEIHVPEGMEVRGDSNQIVQVLVNLVQNSIDAMRTKQYPDGESPLISISAAPAGSKVMVTLRDNGPGISEEIRNKVFDPFFTTKDVGSGMGLGLSICHRIVSEHGGRIDVRSQPGVFTEFELEFPSPDARGTFE, from the coding sequence ATGCCCCTCGGCGCCAGTGTGGACATCCTGGTGTATGGGCAGGAAGCCATGTGGCAGTGGCTCCCCATCCGCTTCCTGACTTCAGGAATCGTCATGCTGCTGTGGCTGATACTGCACCTGAAGCCGGAGATCCCGTTCTACCGGCTGGTGGGCATCATGGCCATGTTCGTCCCCGCACTCTGCATGTGCTGGATCATCTACTCAAAGGATGGCGCGGTATCTCCCTACTATGCGGCTCTGAACCTGGTGATGCTCGGCTCCGGCATTGTGATGCGCTGGCCTCTGGTGGACAGTGTTGCCATCCTGCTGCTGACCCTGACCGCCTACGGCATTGCCAGTCTGGCGCACGGCACCATCTCGGACTGGAGCATCTTCTACAACAATGTGTACTTCCTGCTGCTTACCGGCGCGATCATCGTCGCCGGTACCTGGCAGTACAATGCTGTGCGGCGCTCCGAGTTTGACCTGCGCTACCGACTGGACCAAAACCGCGAGGAACTGGAACGCACGAACCAGAAGCTGCGCGAGATGGATGAAGTGAAGAGCCGCTTCTTCGCAAACATCAGCCACGAACTCCGGACTCCCCTCACCCTGCTCATCGCTCCGCTGGAGGCCATGCTGAGCCCGAAGCCGAAGTCCGACACGGAGCAGAAGGAACTCCTGGATACGATGCACGGCAATGCGATGCGCCTGCTCAAGCTCATCAACGACCTCCTCGATCTCGTGCGCCTGGAGTCCGGCCGCGTGCAGGTGAAGGAACATCGCGTGATGGTGAAGGAATTCGTGGAAGGCATCGGTACCGCCGTGCGCGCCATGGCGAAGGACAAACGCATCCGTTTGGAGACACACGTGGATCCGACTCTGGGTGCGGCGAAACTCGACTCGGAAAAGCTCGAGCGCATCAGCCTGAACCTGCTCTCCAATGCCATGAAATTCACCGCCGCTGGTGGCAAGGTGGAGTTCAATGCCACGCGCGATGGCGACTGGGTCGAATTCGACGTGCGGGATACAGGCATGGGCATCGATGCGGCACAACTGCCCCATATTTTCGACCGCTTCTGGCAGGCGGACACCTCCTCCCAGCGCAAGTTCCAGGGCATGGGCATCGGCCTTGCCCTGGTGAAAGAACTCGCGGAAGCGCAAGGCGGCACCGTAAAAGCCACCAGTGAAGTGGGACGCGGCACCACGATGTCCGTGAGGCTCCCCTACGTCGACGCCCCGGAAGAGCTGGAAGAACCTCCCATGGTGGAAACTCCGGATGACCTCGAGATGGGAGGCAACGGCACGACCCAGGAATGGATCAGCGGATTGTATCGGCGCGCGGAAATGTTCCCCGCCATCACTTCGCTTCAGGCCAGTCTGCGTCCCATCGAGACCGGCATTGGCCGCAGTCGCAAGCCGAAGCTGCTCATCGCCGATGACGAGCCGGACATGTTGCGATTCCTCAAGAGCCAGCTCACGGCCAACTTCGAAGTCCTCGAGGCGGTGGATGGTCTACAGGCCGTGGAGAAGGCAGCGCAGTTCCTCCCGGACATCATCCTCTCGGATATGATGATGCCGGAGAAGGATGGTCTGCAGGTCTGCCGCGAGCTGCGTGAACGTGTGTCCACACGCTCCATCCCCATTGTGCTGCTCACCGCCCGCGCGGATGAAAAGACGAAGATGGACTGCCTCCAGGCGGGTGCGAGCGACTTCCTCGGCAAGCCATTCTCACTCACGGAAATCTCCGTCCGCCTGAAGAACCTGGTGGACTCCCACCTGTATCAAAGAGAGCTCGCCGTGCAGAAGCAGCAGCTCGAAGCCGCCCTCGAGCAGGTGAAGGAGACGGAAGTGCTCATGGTGCGCAACGAGAAGCTGGCCGCACTGGGCCGCATGAGCGCCGGCCTCATCCACGAAATCAACAACCCGCTGAACTATGCCAGCCAGGGCCTGCACCTGCTGGGCCAGGTGACGGACATGCTGCCAGAGTCCGAGCGCGCCGACTTTGCCGATACCCTCAAGGACGTGCACGATGGAGTGAAGCGCGTGGCCCGCATCATCTCCGACCTGCGCGGCTTCACCCGCATGACGCACGAGACTTCCCAGGTCTTCGAATTCAAGCCTGTGGCGGAAACCGTGCTGCGGTTCTTCTCTCATGAGTGGAAGGATGGCATCGCTGCAGAAATCCATGTGCCGGAGGGCATGGAAGTCCGGGGAGACAGCAACCAGATCGTCCAGGTGCTGGTCAATTTGGTGCAGAACTCCATTGACGCCATGCGCACCAAGCAGTATCCGGATGGAGAGTCCCCCCTCATCAGCATCAGTGCCGCACCGGCAGGAAGCAAGGTCATGGTAACCCTGCGAGACAATGGCCCCGGTATCTCTGAGGAGATCCGAAACAAGGTCTTCGACCCCTTCTTCACCACCAAGGACGTGGGTTCCGGCATGGGCCTGGGCCTCTCCATCTGCCACCGCATCGTTTCTGAGCACGGCGGGCGCATTGATGTCCGCAGCCAGCCCGGAGTTTTTACTGAATTTGAACTGGAATTCCCTTCCCCTGACGCCAGGGGCACGTTTGAATAA